A part of Streptomyces sp. NBC_00557 genomic DNA contains:
- the lipA gene encoding lipoyl synthase yields MSAVAPDGRKMLRLEVRNSQTPIERKPEWIKTRAKMGPEYTKMQNLVKSEGLHTVCQEAGCPNIYECWEDREATFLIGGDQCTRRCDFCQIDTGKPEALDRDEPRRVGESVVTMDLNYATITGVARDDLEDGGAWLYAETVRQIHAQTAHREGGRTKVELLAPDFNAVPEQLEEVFSSRPEVFAHNVETVPRIFKRIRPGFRYERSLKVITEARDYGLVTKSNLILGMGETREEVSEALRQLHDAGCELVTITQYLRPSVRHHPVERWVKPQEFVELKEEAEQIGFSGVMSGPLVRSSYRAGRLYQMAVEQRHSAAPQRGGSFVAGQAV; encoded by the coding sequence GTGTCCGCAGTCGCACCCGACGGACGCAAGATGCTGCGCCTGGAGGTCCGCAACAGCCAGACCCCCATCGAGCGCAAGCCCGAGTGGATCAAGACCCGGGCGAAAATGGGCCCCGAGTACACGAAGATGCAGAACCTCGTGAAGAGCGAGGGCCTGCACACGGTCTGCCAGGAAGCCGGCTGCCCGAACATCTACGAGTGCTGGGAGGACCGCGAGGCGACCTTCCTCATCGGCGGCGACCAGTGCACCCGGCGCTGCGACTTCTGCCAGATCGACACCGGCAAGCCCGAGGCGCTGGACCGCGACGAGCCGCGCCGCGTCGGCGAGTCCGTGGTCACCATGGACCTGAACTACGCCACCATCACCGGCGTCGCCCGCGACGACCTGGAGGACGGCGGCGCCTGGCTGTACGCCGAGACCGTGCGCCAGATCCACGCGCAGACGGCGCACCGGGAGGGCGGCCGTACCAAGGTCGAGCTGCTGGCCCCGGACTTCAACGCGGTCCCCGAGCAGCTCGAAGAGGTCTTCTCCTCCCGCCCCGAGGTCTTCGCGCACAACGTCGAGACGGTTCCGCGGATCTTCAAGCGCATCCGCCCCGGCTTCCGCTACGAGCGCTCCCTGAAGGTCATCACCGAGGCCCGCGACTACGGCCTGGTGACCAAGTCCAACCTGATCCTCGGCATGGGCGAGACCCGCGAGGAGGTCAGCGAGGCGCTCAGGCAGCTGCACGACGCCGGCTGCGAGCTGGTCACCATCACCCAGTACCTGCGCCCCTCCGTGCGGCACCATCCGGTCGAGCGCTGGGTGAAGCCGCAGGAGTTCGTGGAGCTGAAGGAGGAGGCCGAGCAGATCGGCTTCTCCGGGGTGATGTCGGGTCCGCTGGTGCGGTCGTCGTACCGGGCCGGGCGCCTGTACCAGATGGCCGTGGAACAGCGTCATTCAGCTGCTCCGCAGCGGGGCGGCTCCTTCGTCGCCGGCCAGGCGGTGTGA
- the lipB gene encoding lipoyl(octanoyl) transferase LipB: MSELRFVRMGFGADAVDYQEAWDEQRRVHAARFADEVPDTVLLLEHPPVYTAGRRTEDSERPLDGTPVIDVDRGGKITWHGPGQLVGYPIQKLPRPVDVVAHVRRLEEALIRTCAEFGLETTRVEGRSGVWVLGDPVEQRPALGGLSLDFDPRMSDPEFDPRLNGPDYAPSNAGQRREDRKIAAIGIRVAKGVTMHGFALNVNPDNKWFDRIIPCGIRDAGVASLAGELGRDITIAEVLPVVEKHLKDVLENAELKPRVIEKASA; the protein is encoded by the coding sequence GTGAGTGAGTTGCGGTTCGTCCGCATGGGGTTCGGTGCGGATGCCGTCGATTACCAGGAGGCCTGGGACGAGCAGCGCCGGGTGCACGCGGCGCGGTTCGCCGACGAGGTCCCGGACACCGTGCTGCTGCTGGAGCACCCCCCGGTCTACACGGCGGGGCGGCGCACCGAGGACAGCGAGCGCCCCCTGGACGGCACCCCGGTGATCGACGTGGACCGCGGCGGCAAGATCACCTGGCACGGACCGGGCCAGCTGGTGGGCTACCCGATCCAGAAGCTGCCCCGCCCGGTGGACGTGGTCGCGCACGTACGGCGGCTGGAGGAGGCGCTGATCCGCACCTGCGCGGAGTTCGGCCTCGAGACCACCCGGGTCGAGGGCCGCAGCGGGGTGTGGGTGCTCGGCGACCCGGTCGAGCAGCGGCCGGCGCTCGGAGGGCTGTCCCTGGACTTCGACCCCCGGATGAGCGACCCGGAGTTCGACCCCCGGCTCAACGGCCCCGACTACGCCCCCTCCAACGCGGGCCAGCGGCGCGAGGACCGCAAGATCGCCGCGATCGGCATCCGGGTCGCCAAGGGCGTCACCATGCACGGCTTCGCGCTCAACGTGAACCCGGACAACAAGTGGTTCGACAGGATCATCCCGTGCGGCATCCGCGACGCGGGCGTCGCCTCCCTCGCGGGCGAACTGGGCCGCGACATCACCATCGCCGAGGTGCTGCCGGTCGTGGAGAAGCACCTGAAGGACGTCCTGGAGAACGCGGAGCTCAAGCCCCGGGTGATCGAGAAGGCGTCCGCCTGA